Within Sorangiineae bacterium MSr11367, the genomic segment CGAGCACCGTACCCCATTCAAACGACGGTGCTGGCCGTCTTGCAAGCCTGGCGGCAAGCCCACTTGCATGACAGACCGATCCCCGAGCACCGAATCGCCATGGTCGTTGCCAGCGACAACGCCTGCCAAGCCTATCAATACGAGTCGATGCTCCAATTTCAGCAAGCTCCCGAATACCTATCGCCACGCTACCCACTGCATGCATTGGCAACCGACTACGTCGGTACGATCAGCGAGATATTTTCCATTCAAGGTGAAGGTTTTTCTGTCGGAGGGGCCTCGGCAAGCGGCAATGTCGCCATCGTGAAGGGAATGCAGCTCCTACAACTCGGACTCGCCGACGCCTGCGTCGTCGCCGGCGCCTTGAGTGACCTATCACCGCTGGCCCTACAGGGTTTCCACAACCTTGGCGCCATGGGCGGTAAGCGATTCCACGATAAGCCAGACCAGGCCTGTCGTCCTTTTGACGAGCAACACGAAGGGTTCATCCCGGGCCAAGGTTCGGGCTGCATCATTTTGGAGTCCGAGGAGTCCATCAAGAAACGAGGCGTCCTCCAGTTCGCACGGGTACTTGGGGGGAGTCTATCGTTGGACGGAAATCGACTGGCGAATCCGAGCGAAGCAGGCGAGGCACGATCCATGCGGCTTTGCCTACAGCAAGCCGGCATCGAGCCGCACCAAGTTGACTACATCAATGCTCATGGGACCTCCTCTCCTCTAGGAGACATCACGGAGCTCGACGCCATTCGGGAAGTATTCCGCAATGAGCTCGCCGAGCTTTGGATCAATTCCACCAAAGGCCTGACCGGACACTGCCTGTTCTCCGCCGGCATCATCGAGGCCATCGCCTGCGTCGTACAAATGCAAGACGGCTTTCTGCACCCAAACATCAACCTGGACGAGCCAATCGATCGAGAGTGCCGCTTCGTCGGCGGGACCGCAATCGACGCCCGCATCGGCATTGCGATGAGTAACAGTTTCGGATTTGGCGGCATCAACAGCAGCATTCTGTTCGAAAAACAGCATCCTGGTGGGGGCTAACATCGGTTTGCTCAACGACACTGACGCAGGGGTGCGATCAAAAACCGGACACCTCCATATCCTGCATGTTCGTCAGCCGCGCGACGCAGGCCTCGTAGCCGGACGTTGCCACGATGCTATGGGTGGCGCGGTAATGGGAGATCGCCCGCAGCCAGTCCGTCTGGGGACGCACGAACGCTCCGGGTGCCATCAAGATGGTCGTGGTGCCGTTGCAGATGGGAAGAATCATACTGAACACCAGACCGAGATAACGGTAGTGCGGAACACAGGATACGGAGACGGACTGACTCGTGTAGTCCCAGTTCTCTATCTCGGCTCTGGCCTTCTCGACCAGATCGTCATGGCTCAGCGATACCACCTTGGCGTCGCCCGCGGAATCCGAGGCAATCCAGAGTGTGGCGATGTCATCCCGTTCGACCGCGATGAATTCGAAGGACTTCTGATGCTTGTCCCATAGATCACCGAGCGTCAAGAACTCGATGTCTGGCAACGAACGCTCACCGACTCGCCTCTTCGTATCATCATCGCATAATACGGCAAACCCGCCGTCCAAGGTCTCGGCGACGAGCTGAATCTTTTGCAACGTATACTCCGTCTCGACCTGATCCCCCGCCGGAATGGGGATGACGACGAGACCTGACAAGATGCACGCATAGTAAGCGATGACGAATTCTATCCCGGGGGAATAGGCCAATACCAGCTTGTCGCCCTTCTTGAAGCGCCGTTGCAGGCAGGACGCGATATTGAATACCTTGTGCCTCAGCAGCAAGAAGCTGATCTGGTCGCACTCCTCGCCGTTCTCGTCGAGATAAATGTAGGCTGGCTTTCGGGCGTTGCGCGCGGTTTGCAACGTGAAGTAATCCCTCAAGGTCGCTGGAACACTCGGGCGGTCCTCACCGTAGGCCACACCCTCGATTTCAACATCGAGATCGGAACGGCAAATATCCGCGTGCAGATAGGCTATGGGGCGGTTGGGACAATGGCGCTCACAGAGCGCCTTGACCGTGGCAAAGTCCCTCTCGTGTCGAATATAGACCTTGACCGAACTCAGGCTGTGCGCGCCATGGCCGCTATTGATCCCGTACGCGTTCAGATTGATGGCCGAGACCACGGTGTTGATATTATCGATTGAGGTCTCGACCTGTCTGGTGATGTCTCCCTGGTGGACGCTCTCGTAGCCGATAACGCTGGCGGTGCCGGAGACGAAAATATGGTACCCCCGCCCGACCTGGCTCCTGGCATAGGTGGCGCGCGCAAAACTGGGCGATCTGGGCCCATATTGTTCAGGATAGAAATAGGCGGGGGTTTGCTCCGGGTTCTCGAGGTGAATCACCTCCCCCGCCTTTTTTGCCAGGAACACGACCCCGACGTCTCCCCCCATACTTCCTATCCCCGTAGCGGCAGA encodes:
- a CDS encoding AMP-binding protein, yielding MGAIIYQKAEAEPWPLPREVPRIYVQMVRPQDESVAEIWYSSNAVRYESTGTTTIAHDGEYLFVATGFTEKGDQLEVQTERLYLETFRLLDRLAYTTICRIWNYVPEVNQDDRNGHERYKVFCSGRSKAFTQYFPEADTEFSAATGIGSMGGDVGVVFLAKKAGEVIHLENPEQTPAYFYPEQYGPRSPSFARATYARSQVGRGYHIFVSGTASVIGYESVHQGDITRQVETSIDNINTVVSAINLNAYGINSGHGAHSLSSVKVYIRHERDFATVKALCERHCPNRPIAYLHADICRSDLDVEIEGVAYGEDRPSVPATLRDYFTLQTARNARKPAYIYLDENGEECDQISFLLLRHKVFNIASCLQRRFKKGDKLVLAYSPGIEFVIAYYACILSGLVVIPIPAGDQVETEYTLQKIQLVAETLDGGFAVLCDDDTKRRVGERSLPDIEFLTLGDLWDKHQKSFEFIAVERDDIATLWIASDSAGDAKVVSLSHDDLVEKARAEIENWDYTSQSVSVSCVPHYRYLGLVFSMILPICNGTTTILMAPGAFVRPQTDWLRAISHYRATHSIVATSGYEACVARLTNMQDMEVSGF